The following proteins are co-located in the Siansivirga zeaxanthinifaciens CC-SAMT-1 genome:
- a CDS encoding sulfatase family protein yields MKIKLVTSQLILVFILLTCCKTPKKQLEVSNAVGYKKPNIVFILTDQWRGSALGYAGDPNVSTPNLDAFSKEAVNFTNAVSVTPVCTPHRAALLTGRFPTTTGMFVNDIYLPSEELCMAEIFKAEGYSTAYWGKWHLDGHGRQNNVMPERRQGFDYWKGAECDHNYSKEHYYANNDPEKKYWEGYSPFAIVKDANEYISSHAKDQNPFLMLISLATPHYPHDSAPKKYKDMYPQETLKLRPNVPKELEVRTREELQGYYGHCTATDEAIGNVLNKIKELGIWDNTIIVFSADHGEMMGSHGVRPFVKQMAWDESVRVPFLISYPEIGKHKGTTVMAPINTPDILPSLLGLSNIEIPKTIEGENLSKLIKNPDTNADRAALVMNVAPFTGNYKDAPFRAIRTKQYTYIKTKEGSNLFFDDIKDPYQMNNLFDNAQFEDVRKDLEGKLNRALNKIGDEFKSRDYYLNKWGYDINNSRHAVDYWSWEKGEGVLQSPKK; encoded by the coding sequence ATGAAGATTAAACTTGTTACAAGCCAATTAATATTGGTATTCATACTATTGACTTGTTGTAAAACACCAAAAAAACAATTAGAAGTAAGCAATGCGGTTGGATACAAAAAGCCAAATATTGTTTTTATTTTAACAGACCAATGGCGCGGTTCCGCTTTAGGTTATGCAGGTGATCCTAACGTAAGTACACCTAATTTGGATGCATTTTCCAAAGAAGCCGTTAATTTTACAAACGCGGTGTCGGTTACTCCTGTATGTACACCTCACAGAGCCGCATTGTTAACAGGACGTTTTCCAACTACTACCGGTATGTTCGTGAATGATATTTATTTACCGAGTGAAGAGTTATGTATGGCCGAAATTTTTAAGGCAGAGGGTTATAGTACCGCCTATTGGGGCAAATGGCATCTGGATGGTCATGGCAGGCAAAACAATGTAATGCCCGAAAGACGTCAAGGGTTTGATTATTGGAAAGGAGCCGAGTGCGACCATAATTATAGTAAAGAACATTATTATGCTAATAACGACCCTGAAAAAAAATATTGGGAAGGCTATTCGCCGTTTGCAATTGTAAAAGATGCCAATGAATATATCAGCAGCCATGCAAAAGACCAGAATCCTTTTTTAATGCTTATATCGTTAGCTACACCACATTATCCTCACGATAGTGCTCCCAAGAAATATAAAGATATGTATCCGCAAGAAACGTTGAAGTTAAGGCCCAATGTACCTAAAGAACTGGAAGTTAGAACTCGCGAAGAGCTTCAAGGGTATTATGGTCATTGTACGGCTACAGATGAAGCTATAGGAAATGTGCTGAATAAAATTAAGGAACTTGGCATATGGGATAATACAATCATCGTATTTTCTGCCGACCATGGCGAAATGATGGGGTCGCATGGTGTAAGACCGTTTGTAAAGCAAATGGCTTGGGACGAATCTGTTAGGGTACCTTTCTTAATTAGCTATCCCGAAATTGGAAAGCATAAAGGTACTACTGTTATGGCCCCAATTAATACGCCAGATATTCTGCCGTCCTTATTGGGATTATCAAATATCGAAATTCCTAAAACCATTGAAGGTGAAAATCTTTCTAAATTGATTAAGAATCCAGATACAAACGCAGATCGTGCGGCATTGGTTATGAATGTTGCACCTTTTACCGGTAATTATAAAGATGCTCCTTTCAGGGCTATTAGAACAAAACAGTACACCTATATAAAAACTAAAGAAGGATCTAATTTATTTTTTGATGATATTAAAGATCCCTATCAAATGAATAATTTGTTTGATAATGCCCAGTTTGAAGATGTAAGGAAAGACTTGGAAGGGAAGCTAAACAGGGCATTAAATAAAATAGGTGATGAATTTAAGTCTAGAGATTATTATTTGAATAAGTGGGGATATGATATTAATAATAGTCGTCATGCAGTAGATTATTGGAGTTGGGAAAAAGGCGAGGGCGTATTGCAATCACCAAAAAAATAA
- a CDS encoding sulfatase, which produces MKQKINCIAFLLAFFVALGSKSQERPIKPNILFILVDDLGYSDLSCMGSTYYETPNVDRIAESGMVFTNGYAGCQVCSPSRATILTGQFTANHGVTEYIGAPSGEQWREKGRYTKLLPAEYNQHLAAEDITMPEAFKAAGYTTFFAGKWHLGDEGNYPEDHGFDINKGGFSKGSPPGGFFAPFNNPKLENHKKGENLTMRLAQETADFIKTSKNKPFFAYLSFYAVHAPIQTTKEKWMKYRDKAEKMGIEKDGFAKGDMLPYRLRQDNPVYAGLIETMDDAVGYVLNTLKETGLDKNTIVVFTSDNGGVVSGDNYSTSCLPLKGGKGHQWEGGIRIPYIIDIPWMNCNGKKSSIPVAGSDFYPTLLELAGIPLPKKANVDGKSIVPVLKGKKFKKRPLFWHYPHYGNQGGRPVSIIREGNWKLIHYWEDNHNELYNLVNDLHEDHNLAQLHFKRTEKMAAKLLNWLRKVDAKYPQKDPTYDSIKEQQAIANKQEQVLKGQGKLRVEMLDKNWQPNDNWWGSIITKD; this is translated from the coding sequence ATGAAACAAAAAATTAATTGTATAGCATTTTTATTAGCCTTTTTTGTTGCTCTGGGGAGCAAAAGTCAGGAACGACCAATAAAACCAAATATCTTGTTCATTCTTGTAGATGATCTGGGGTATAGTGATTTAAGTTGCATGGGCAGTACATATTACGAAACGCCAAATGTTGATAGGATAGCCGAGAGCGGAATGGTTTTTACTAACGGTTATGCTGGTTGTCAAGTTTGTAGTCCTTCCAGGGCCACAATTCTTACAGGTCAGTTTACAGCAAATCATGGTGTTACAGAATATATTGGGGCACCAAGCGGAGAACAGTGGCGCGAGAAAGGCAGGTACACAAAATTGTTACCTGCCGAATATAACCAGCATTTGGCCGCCGAAGATATTACAATGCCCGAAGCTTTTAAGGCTGCTGGTTACACCACCTTTTTTGCAGGAAAATGGCATTTGGGCGATGAAGGTAATTACCCTGAAGATCATGGTTTTGATATAAACAAAGGTGGTTTTAGTAAAGGTTCGCCACCTGGTGGCTTTTTTGCTCCTTTCAATAATCCTAAACTCGAAAATCATAAAAAAGGAGAAAATCTAACCATGCGTTTGGCCCAAGAAACAGCCGATTTTATTAAGACCTCAAAGAACAAACCTTTTTTTGCTTATCTCTCGTTTTATGCAGTTCACGCCCCGATTCAAACTACCAAAGAAAAATGGATGAAATATCGGGATAAAGCTGAGAAGATGGGGATTGAAAAGGATGGGTTTGCTAAAGGAGATATGTTACCTTACCGATTGCGTCAGGATAATCCGGTTTATGCGGGCTTGATAGAAACCATGGATGATGCTGTAGGCTACGTATTAAATACATTAAAAGAAACTGGTCTGGATAAAAATACGATTGTCGTTTTTACTTCAGATAATGGAGGTGTGGTTTCGGGCGATAACTATTCTACCAGTTGCCTACCGTTAAAAGGAGGGAAGGGACATCAATGGGAAGGCGGTATTCGAATTCCTTACATTATCGATATACCATGGATGAATTGCAATGGCAAGAAAAGCAGCATTCCTGTTGCTGGGAGTGATTTTTACCCAACCTTACTGGAGCTCGCAGGAATTCCATTGCCCAAAAAGGCTAATGTAGATGGAAAAAGTATCGTACCGGTATTGAAAGGTAAGAAGTTTAAAAAGCGTCCATTGTTTTGGCATTATCCTCATTATGGTAACCAGGGAGGCCGCCCAGTATCAATAATTCGTGAAGGCAATTGGAAACTTATTCATTATTGGGAGGACAATCATAATGAATTGTATAATTTGGTAAACGATCTGCACGAAGATCACAACTTGGCCCAATTACACTTTAAAAGAACTGAGAAAATGGCAGCCAAGTTATTAAATTGGTTGCGTAAGGTCGATGCTAAATACCCTCAAAAAGATCCCACCTATGATAGTATTAAAGAACAGCAAGCAATTGCAAATAAACAGGAACAAGTTCTTAAAGGTCAAGGAAAACTTCGAGTTGAAATGTTGGATAAAAATTGGCAACCCAATGACAATTGGTGGGGCAGTATAATTACAAAAGATTAA
- a CDS encoding glycoside hydrolase family 2 TIM barrel-domain containing protein yields the protein MMKKSLIILVIILVSGYTTVNAQLKYTINESWHFIKGNAIQEINQFNLQRDKAKLVDIPHTWNIEDVVDEEEGFYRGAGWYTKEVRIPTSFSEKEVFLFFEGVATAAEVYINNTLARTHIGGFTRFVVPVSDFIKFDKATEFTTFNVTVKADNSENEDWPALRADFTFFGGIYRDVNLIVTEKVHFDIVDDASNGVFITTPNVSAESGDINLKVNIKNDDTSTKKVKLVTKVYSPNEELVQEKTTSLKLVAGISNEFNLELNPVLNPQLWSPETPNLYKVVCELYDAKTNQKLDESANPLGFRWFTFDVDKGFFLNGKYLKLIGTNRHQDYKDISNAVPDHVHVEDILRMKAMGSNFLRIAHYPQDPIILEMCDRLGIITTVETPIIDTVTESEAFAQNCLSAQLEMIRQNYNHPSLIIWAYMNEVILHPKFTDNKERYEIYTKYIKDLAQKIEDLTRAEDPYRYTMIPNHNSLERYSKAGLTDIPMIVGWNIYNGWYGGSYELLPEKIEEIHAAIKKPMIITEYGAGVDPRLHTLYPMRFDFTHEYAVEYHKYYLEYFAKNDFIAGVNVWNYADFNSEGRIDAVQSINNKGLVGLDRKPKDVFFYYQASLLKEPFVAIATKTWGQRTYIEDQEGLGISTMPVQVFSNQQEIELLLNGKSLGVKPVIDKIAIFEVPFVNGLNKLVAKTTNGTYLEDFSEIRINVLPISLKNFPASGISINVGDRRFFYDDKIDHAWMFDRAYTPGSWGHIGGKPYVRPDKNMQQPYGAKQTIKGTFNDPIYQTQLVGIDQYRFDVSAGVYEITLHFAELEGTKAKHLPYDLTEETKQESKITNRTFSVTVNDKKIIDKIDLLGQYGEYRAVKIKTELSVKLGDPLIVNFKKIVGEPVLNAIEIYKRL from the coding sequence ATGATGAAGAAATCACTAATAATTTTGGTTATTATCCTAGTTTCAGGCTATACAACTGTAAATGCCCAATTAAAATATACAATTAACGAATCTTGGCATTTCATTAAAGGCAATGCTATTCAAGAAATCAATCAGTTTAATTTACAAAGAGACAAAGCAAAATTAGTCGATATTCCTCATACTTGGAATATAGAAGATGTGGTAGATGAAGAAGAAGGCTTTTATCGTGGGGCAGGATGGTATACTAAAGAAGTAAGAATACCAACGTCATTTAGTGAAAAGGAAGTTTTTCTTTTCTTTGAAGGCGTAGCAACCGCAGCTGAAGTATACATAAACAATACATTGGCTAGAACACATATTGGTGGTTTTACCCGTTTTGTAGTACCTGTTTCAGATTTTATAAAATTTGACAAAGCAACAGAATTTACAACGTTTAATGTAACAGTTAAAGCAGATAATTCAGAAAACGAAGACTGGCCTGCATTACGTGCCGATTTTACCTTTTTTGGAGGAATATATCGTGATGTTAATTTAATAGTAACAGAAAAAGTTCACTTCGATATTGTAGATGATGCGTCTAATGGTGTTTTTATTACGACGCCAAATGTATCGGCTGAAAGCGGCGATATAAACTTAAAAGTAAACATCAAAAATGATGATACTTCAACTAAAAAAGTAAAATTAGTAACAAAAGTTTACAGCCCGAATGAGGAACTTGTTCAAGAAAAAACAACGTCATTAAAATTAGTAGCTGGAATTTCTAATGAATTTAATTTAGAATTAAACCCCGTTTTAAATCCGCAATTGTGGTCGCCAGAAACACCTAATTTATATAAGGTAGTTTGCGAACTTTACGATGCAAAAACAAATCAAAAATTAGATGAATCGGCGAATCCTCTCGGATTTCGTTGGTTTACATTTGATGTCGATAAAGGTTTCTTTTTAAATGGGAAATACTTAAAGTTAATCGGTACTAACCGCCATCAAGATTATAAAGATATCAGTAATGCGGTACCAGACCACGTTCATGTTGAAGATATTTTAAGAATGAAAGCCATGGGTAGTAATTTTTTAAGAATTGCCCACTACCCACAAGACCCCATCATTCTTGAAATGTGCGATCGCTTGGGAATAATTACTACAGTTGAAACACCCATTATTGACACAGTAACCGAAAGCGAAGCATTTGCCCAAAACTGTTTAAGTGCCCAATTGGAAATGATTCGTCAAAATTACAATCATCCAAGCTTAATAATTTGGGCTTATATGAATGAGGTGATTTTACATCCAAAATTTACAGATAACAAAGAGCGTTATGAAATTTATACAAAGTATATTAAAGATTTAGCACAAAAAATTGAAGATTTAACACGCGCTGAAGATCCGTATCGATACACCATGATTCCTAACCATAATAGCTTAGAACGTTATAGTAAAGCAGGATTAACTGATATTCCTATGATTGTGGGCTGGAATATTTACAACGGATGGTATGGTGGTTCGTACGAGTTACTTCCAGAAAAAATTGAAGAAATTCACGCAGCCATCAAAAAACCAATGATTATTACGGAATATGGTGCTGGAGTAGATCCAAGATTACATACGCTGTACCCGATGCGTTTTGATTTTACACACGAATATGCTGTAGAATATCATAAATATTATTTAGAATATTTTGCCAAAAATGATTTTATAGCGGGTGTGAATGTTTGGAATTATGCCGATTTTAATTCTGAAGGCCGTATTGATGCTGTTCAAAGTATTAATAATAAAGGCTTGGTAGGATTAGATAGAAAACCTAAAGATGTATTTTTCTATTATCAGGCATCATTATTAAAGGAGCCTTTTGTTGCTATTGCTACTAAAACCTGGGGACAGCGTACTTATATTGAAGACCAAGAAGGATTGGGGATTTCAACAATGCCAGTTCAAGTTTTTTCCAACCAACAAGAAATTGAATTACTTTTAAATGGCAAAAGCCTGGGTGTTAAGCCTGTTATAGATAAAATTGCTATTTTTGAAGTACCTTTTGTAAATGGTCTCAATAAACTGGTTGCTAAAACTACAAATGGTACCTATTTAGAGGATTTTTCCGAAATCCGTATAAATGTGCTACCAATATCATTAAAAAATTTCCCTGCTAGTGGTATCTCAATCAATGTAGGCGATAGGCGTTTCTTTTACGATGATAAAATAGACCACGCATGGATGTTCGACAGAGCATATACTCCAGGAAGTTGGGGACATATTGGTGGGAAACCCTATGTGCGACCAGATAAAAATATGCAACAACCTTATGGTGCAAAACAAACCATTAAAGGAACCTTTAACGATCCTATTTATCAAACCCAATTAGTAGGTATAGACCAATATCGGTTTGATGTTTCAGCGGGTGTATATGAAATAACATTGCATTTTGCCGAATTAGAAGGCACTAAAGCAAAACATTTACCTTACGACTTGACTGAGGAAACCAAGCAAGAATCAAAAATTACAAATCGTACTTTTTCCGTAACCGTTAATGATAAAAAAATTATAGATAAAATCGATTTATTAGGGCAATATGGTGAATACCGTGCCGTAAAAATTAAAACGGAATTATCGGTGAAATTAGGAGATCCTTTGATTGTTAATTTCAAAAAAATAGTTGGGGAACCTGTGTTAAATGCCATTGAAATTTATAAAAGATTATAG